From a single Labrenzia sp. PHM005 genomic region:
- a CDS encoding AsmA-like C-terminal region-containing protein, giving the protein MMAAEHRAKRRTFLKVVRRVLIGLGGLIVIAGAVFAAVLTLDTFLPLRQAVAGQILTSQLDRNTQVKGAVAFDLGRVVTVRIEDAVVERLSTNDGSPGRFFEFVRFDSPYQLFLGDVSQIFNFEMAGADIEIAETADRPGGKGSEYFQLPSDIINMPVFDTLKLSDVTFHYVGATVGWDETLHIQTLQIAPAATAGELAIIFDAVLNGTPLKISGEIARPPDGGPLKAGRFDLNLQFPGLSTKVSGTIDTSTEVAGVEGRVEWVSPSLSEALASAGITSELDGTINASWQFSGTLDALTISHIDIAFAGQHEDRVRVSGAIENASIDPVLDLAFDASLVPMAHPDNELAIDVLGLSGEVRGPLNGLAVDNAQLKTSAAILDIETIGPITVGRIAKQDDGRISLEELVIKDGPLEKPHLVLSGQVADVIGLTGITLSGNFQFPVALLLEPNVSPKPDLGTLEGVIEISDTASWLGLETLQGAVVGTDLLDLSFALTVPELRHVDKLAFSTELKIPDPAELLRSGLIEPDRELPAISFTGESSLDAGQLGLVGALASGSSQIEADLSMGFQSQENVWLLQGGISSDAIDLSEISGLADFVELGLAGPKDAVSLTDGIASNVKVDVGVAAKSLVSGKKKAGNISANVHFENDILKVADLSMAYIGGLVKGDFGVDFTQEAARGFAKGRMEKFPLRSLMTELGLAAPITSTVYASFDLSGAMGSERDLLRTLTGKLTTSLWGGHLPDRIVELSGLSAFTWLVSGSGDKRAKLVCAVLPLRFKSGRASGNALVVETANVQIVGGGSIDFRNGALNLAFLPRAKKKQLVQIVSPFEIKGTLKSPELIVKEAGAGRAVGEVLSLPLNFLGHMFRGSGAIDEKARPCVIPKNSKPK; this is encoded by the coding sequence GGCTGAGCACAAACGACGGATCGCCAGGCCGGTTTTTCGAGTTTGTGCGCTTCGATTCCCCCTACCAGCTCTTTCTGGGGGATGTGTCTCAGATCTTCAATTTCGAGATGGCCGGTGCAGATATCGAGATTGCTGAGACCGCCGATAGACCGGGCGGGAAGGGATCGGAGTATTTCCAGCTTCCCTCCGATATCATCAACATGCCGGTGTTCGATACGTTGAAATTGTCCGACGTCACCTTTCATTATGTCGGTGCGACCGTTGGCTGGGATGAAACCCTTCATATTCAAACTCTGCAGATCGCACCTGCGGCCACTGCCGGAGAGCTCGCGATTATTTTTGATGCCGTGCTCAATGGAACTCCGCTGAAAATCTCCGGAGAGATCGCCCGGCCGCCAGATGGCGGGCCTTTAAAGGCAGGGCGCTTTGACCTCAATCTTCAGTTTCCTGGGCTGAGCACCAAAGTGTCCGGGACAATCGATACGTCAACAGAGGTTGCCGGTGTTGAGGGACGTGTCGAATGGGTCTCACCATCTTTGTCCGAAGCATTGGCCTCAGCAGGGATTACCAGTGAACTTGACGGTACCATCAATGCATCTTGGCAATTTTCGGGAACGCTCGATGCGCTAACGATCTCGCACATCGATATTGCTTTTGCCGGTCAGCATGAAGATCGTGTCCGGGTGTCCGGAGCGATTGAAAATGCGAGCATCGATCCAGTGCTTGATCTGGCGTTTGATGCATCGCTTGTTCCCATGGCGCATCCTGACAATGAATTGGCAATTGATGTCTTGGGTCTTTCTGGTGAGGTCCGCGGTCCGCTCAACGGCCTGGCGGTTGACAACGCCCAGCTGAAAACCAGCGCGGCTATTTTGGACATCGAAACGATTGGCCCAATCACCGTGGGCCGGATTGCAAAACAGGACGATGGCCGCATTAGCTTGGAAGAGCTGGTCATCAAAGATGGACCGCTGGAAAAACCCCATCTTGTCCTTTCCGGGCAAGTTGCCGACGTCATTGGGCTCACCGGTATCACCCTTTCCGGGAATTTCCAGTTTCCTGTGGCGCTGCTGTTGGAACCCAACGTGTCGCCCAAGCCGGATCTTGGCACCCTTGAAGGGGTCATCGAAATTAGCGATACGGCGAGCTGGCTTGGGCTTGAAACGCTCCAGGGGGCTGTGGTGGGGACGGATCTGCTCGATCTCAGCTTTGCGCTGACCGTGCCTGAACTTCGCCATGTCGATAAGTTGGCGTTTTCAACCGAGCTCAAAATTCCCGATCCTGCAGAATTGCTGAGATCAGGATTGATTGAGCCCGATCGGGAGTTACCGGCCATATCGTTCACAGGGGAAAGTTCATTGGATGCCGGACAGTTGGGTTTGGTCGGCGCTCTTGCATCCGGGTCCAGCCAGATTGAAGCGGACTTGTCCATGGGTTTTCAATCACAAGAAAACGTGTGGCTTTTGCAGGGCGGCATTTCCTCAGATGCCATAGATCTCTCCGAGATTTCCGGATTGGCTGATTTCGTTGAACTCGGGCTGGCGGGGCCCAAGGATGCGGTTTCGCTGACAGATGGGATTGCATCCAACGTCAAGGTTGATGTCGGTGTTGCGGCCAAAAGCCTTGTGTCCGGCAAGAAGAAAGCGGGGAACATTTCCGCGAATGTCCATTTTGAAAATGACATCCTGAAAGTTGCCGATCTCTCTATGGCGTATATTGGCGGCTTGGTGAAAGGCGATTTTGGCGTTGACTTTACCCAAGAAGCTGCACGCGGTTTTGCCAAAGGCCGGATGGAAAAATTTCCGCTGCGCAGCTTGATGACAGAGCTCGGTCTGGCCGCGCCGATTACCAGCACGGTCTACGCCAGTTTTGATCTATCTGGCGCGATGGGGTCTGAACGGGATCTCTTACGCACGCTGACTGGAAAACTGACAACGTCGCTCTGGGGCGGACACCTTCCCGACCGGATCGTGGAGTTGAGCGGATTGAGCGCTTTCACCTGGCTAGTGTCTGGATCGGGCGACAAGCGCGCAAAGCTGGTGTGCGCGGTGTTGCCTTTGCGTTTTAAGTCCGGCAGAGCGTCAGGAAATGCGTTGGTGGTGGAGACCGCAAATGTTCAGATCGTCGGTGGAGGATCTATTGATTTCCGCAACGGCGCACTGAACCTCGCCTTTCTGCCGCGGGCAAAGAAGAAGCAGCTGGTCCAGATCGTGTCACCCTTTGAAATCAAGGGAACACTCAAATCCCCCGAGTTGATCGTTAAAGAGGCAGGTGCCGGCCGGGCTGTTGGGGAAGTGTTGTCGTTGCCGCTCAATTTTCTGGGTCATATGTTCCGGGGATCGGGCGCCATCGACGAAAAGGCCCGTCCCTGTGTCATTCCGAAAAACTCCAAGCCGAAATAG